In one window of Euwallacea similis isolate ESF13 chromosome 4, ESF131.1, whole genome shotgun sequence DNA:
- the Patsas gene encoding uncharacterized protein Patsas produces MVADAEHPAAAEHEKSGPDTADIAEQTHKNIFDLVKADGELSDVEDYVEKHGIEMLRARDEWGYTPAHWAALDGNVELMRFFIDRGAPVDLPCLGTQGPRPVHWACRKGHSAVVQVLLQAGVAINAADFKGLTPLMTACMFGRTATAAYLLGMGAFNHLIDVNGDTAMHWAAYKGYPDVLRLLMYSGANLQKPDHFGSTPLHLACLSGSLSCVKLLCEKHDIDMEPKDKNDKTPLNLAVGHRHMDIIDVLQAAIKRRSGWFPPVSEIWGLLFGRAGNSKIPLIFFVSSVLLWGYPMYFIRVIPITWNILRGSHYCFIYWNLVMWICWIIANRKNPGYIAMNSDSYARCIKQIPYFDKWKKRNAMLNRLCHTCRTLRPIRAKHCRVCNRCVSYFDHHCPFIYNCVGLKNRTWFFMFVMSVAINCSYTIYFATYCIAIEGFGFMYVLGLVEAFVFSGLGWILTCTAVLHACMNLTTNEMVNYKRYPYLRDKRGRYYNPFSRGPVLNLMEFFFCTPDDLEEEPLYEYI; encoded by the exons ATGGTGGCTGATGCGGAGCACCCTGCAGCGGCCGAGCACGAGAAGAGCGGGCCTGATACTGCGGACATCGCTGAACAAACCCATAAGAATATCTTTGATCTAGTTAAAGCTGATGG GGAGCTTTCTGATGTGGAAGACTACGTGGAGAAACATGGAATTGAGATGTTGAGGGCTAGAGACGAGTGGGGATACACCCCGGCCCATTGGGCAGCACTGGATGGGAATGTCGAGCTAATGCGCTTTTTCATCGATAGAGGGGCCCCTGTGGATCTGCCTTGTCTGGGTACCCAAGGGCCTAGGCCCGTGCATTGGGCTTGTCGCAAAG GTCATTCTGCAGTGGTTCAAGTGCTCCTCCAAGCAGGAGTTGCAATAAATGCTGCGGACTTCAAAGGATTGACCCCTTTAATGACTGCTTGTATGTTTGGAAGGACCGCCACCGCAGCATATCTGCTAGGGATGG GAGCTTTTAACCACCTCATTGATGTGAATGGAGACACAGCCATGCATTGGGCGGCCTACAAGGGATATCCAGATGTGCTTAGGCTTCTGATGTACTCAGGGGCAAATCTGCAGAAACCTGATCACTTCGGTTCAACTCCGCTGCACTTAGCCTGTTTATCTGGAAGTCTTAGCTGTGTTAAGCTGCTTTGCGAAAAA CATGACATTGATATGGAGCCTAAAGACAAAAACGACAAAACCCCTTTAAACCTCGCAGTGGGCCACCGGCACATGGACATAATCGACGTGCTTCAAGCGGCAATCAAGCGCCGATCCGGATGGTTCCCCCCTGTGAGCGAAATTTGGGGGCTGCTTTTCGGCAGAGCCGGAAATAGCAAAATCCCTCTTATTTTCTTCGTGTCCTCCGTGCTCCTATGGGGCTATCCCATGTATTTTATTCGG GTGATTCCGATCACGTGGAATATCCTGCGAGGTTCCCACTATTGCTTCATCTACTGGAATCTGGTGATGTGGATCTGCTGGATAATAGCGAATCGCAAGAATCCAGGTTATATAGCCATGAATTCGGATTCTTATGCCAGATGCATTAAGCAAATTCCTTATTTCGACAAGTGGAAAAAACGCAATGCTATGCTGAATCGACTGTGTCACACTTGCAGAACCTTGCGCCCTATAAGGGCCAAGCATTGCCGAGTGTGCAACAGATGCGTGTCCTACTTTGACCATCACTGCCCATTCATTTACAATTGCGTGGGATTGAAGAATCGCACTTGGTTCTTCATGTTTGTGATGAGTGTAGCCATTAATTGTTCCTACACCATTTATTTTGCCACCTACTGCATCGCCATTGAAGGATTTGGATTTATGTACGTTCTAGGGCTCGTGGAGGCGTTTGTCTTTTCGGGATTGGGTTGGATTTTGACTTGTACCGCG GTGCTTCACGCCTGTATGAACCTCACAACCAATGAAATGGTCAACTACAAGAGGTACCCATATCTCCGGGATAAACGTGGCAGATACTATAACCCCTTTTCTCGAGGGCCTGTTTTGAATTTGatggaatttttcttctgCACTCCTGACGATTTGGAGGAGGAGCCGCTATATGAGTACATATGA
- the jhamt gene encoding juvenile hormone acid O-methyltransferase, with product MNEPNTYSQNHSLQTTDNIYVIENFLSLIKWENGENQTALDVGCGEGHTTAEILLPKLPKCLKTLIGSDLSEKMVQFAKDTYKNQRLDFCQLDISEGAVCKEFGDMFNHVFSFFCLHWIVDQRKVFENIFKLMKPGGDMLLSFLGRNPIFEVYQNISQNIHWAPYFKKEMVSPYHECEDPQQVIMQMLMDVGFSNWKCVVADRTYVYKNWRQLKASITAVNPTLPQLAPHERAQYIEDLTQEVRNIYKNKFKLLDNNNDEYIPVDYKLIIVYAVKPHNGMEL from the exons ATGAACGAGCCCAACACATACTCTCAAAACCATTCCCTGCAAACCACGGACAATATTTACGTCATCGAGAACTTCCTGAGTTTGATCAAATGGGAAAATGGCGAAAATCAAACGGCCTTAGATGTGGGCTGCGGGGAGGGCCATACAACCGCGGAAATCCTACTGCCCAAGCTGCCGAAATGTTTGAAGACTTTAATTGGAAGTGACCTCAGCGAGAAAATGGTGCAATTCGCAAAAGATACATATAAAAACCAGCGACTGGATTTTTGCCAGCTGGACATCAGCGAAGGGGCGGTCTGCAAGGAGTTCGGAGATATGTTCAATCAtgtattttcgtttttctgcTTACACTGGATTGTTGATCAgag gaaagtttttgaaaacatttttaagctCATGAAACCAGGAGGAGACATGCTTTTGAGCTTCCTGGGCAGAAACCCGATTTTCGAAGTATATCAAAACATCTCCCAAAACATCCATTGGGCCCCGTACTTCAAGAAGGAAATGGTGTCTCCCTACCACGAATGCGAAGATCCGCAACAAGTTATTATGCAAATGCTCATGGATGTGGGATTTTCCAATTGGAAATGCGTAGTGGCAGATCGCACTTACGTTTACAAAAACTGGAGACAACTAAAGG CATCGATTACAGCAGTAAACCCCACATTACCGCAATTGGCGCCTCACGAGCGCGCACAATACATCGAAGATTTAACACAAGAAGTTCGAAACATCTacaagaataaatttaaattgttagaTAACAATAACGATGAATACATCCCAGTAGATTATAAGTTGATTATTGTGTATGCTGTAAAACCGCATAATGGAATGGAgctgtaa